One window of Campylobacter sp. RM12651 genomic DNA carries:
- a CDS encoding autotransporter outer membrane beta-barrel domain-containing protein, giving the protein MKNIFKLSIVLTTILYSYDATNIVGDLTKNIDIKQTGISSIKANKIDDSIYSTFVINGTLTTNSIENKNLIFDYKNTQIDNKDYLILVSGGNFTDNGSIFISQGNSVFSNNIEAIKIKNNGIVTLINSSVYAGNADRTDFQFASAILIDKGTLNLNNSLVEGGYQRGRSYQAINARSFGTDKTYLNISGSIIKAGDNDIKSTAIMANQSSTIIIDDTKNNKGSSITGYINTDGDFTIKGIYKNNSNFIAKSSNTMNATNNTFDTIINSSTKTNLGKNANIDKAYIGGGLDLNKSSTSTGTFIITNSYIKGDIVNSDDIRLIKTLKPTINSKISLDNVYLDGALNNYSGEIKSSNSVFNKIVKSEYVSKIDDTNSIFKGGFSADEIILNKSTLEGFKLPSISDAKYSAKNFNLTNTKVGKDINTKGYLELMGGGVLKATNSALNFDIKSNNSINIDLTRSSLVGSFKDLAGNKISANKISLNNSTSLGAFSTNELIANNSTFFLGGTNTTYNGAIISKISTSGANNNFGIIGVVSKDTKGNLIANNLSVNLPLAILKGANNDFATNLKFYSGISEYALANSYLKSEKVGDYQVYVLAKDNKQSFNDLTYKNNSKLDINKINEIVANSDKIKDLVDFNDNLLASNEAKELINQNTDKSLENKGTMIKDFDNKSIPWIDLKPANPIKPTTPPNIEDTKPSEPEIKPDIKPEVTPETPINPNENIKPNPNEEAKPEIKPSIPWIDLKPANPIKPSEPKTDEEKFEIALEEQKEAIKLMVTGKNEKALESAKLMTSQFYFSQVFEYNNLNKRLGELRSFTNNAGIWIRGYINKGSIKNTSIKANEIQLGADKIINNNDFDTYAGIMLNIGKTTTDNTTNSKINNYGFGVYFSNVYNNGFFLDATLKTNHYKSEFRNDTFLGNSTSKGTGIIASAELGYRFGDEFYLEPSLELIANYIPKTDIKGEKVIQFGNLSQVSNVNITSSSKVLMVSKAAVYTGVDINNTTLRAGIGGIFDLTNNPDFLVSDGISSFAFSGAKKDKRGFASIGLNKNISKKLGLNIEAEKTFSGNLNIDYNINASIRFEF; this is encoded by the coding sequence ATGAAAAATATTTTTAAATTAAGTATAGTTCTTACAACTATTTTATATTCATATGATGCTACAAATATTGTTGGTGACTTAACAAAAAATATAGACATAAAACAAACAGGAATATCTAGTATTAAAGCCAATAAAATAGATGATAGTATTTATTCAACTTTTGTAATTAATGGCACATTAACTACAAATAGTATAGAAAATAAAAATCTAATATTTGATTATAAAAATACACAAATTGATAATAAAGATTATTTAATATTAGTATCTGGCGGTAATTTTACAGATAATGGTTCTATTTTTATTTCTCAAGGCAATAGTGTATTTAGTAATAATATAGAAGCTATTAAAATAAAAAATAATGGAATAGTTACTCTAATTAATTCTAGTGTTTATGCTGGTAATGCTGATAGAACAGATTTTCAATTTGCTTCTGCTATTTTAATAGATAAGGGGACATTAAATTTAAATAATTCTTTAGTAGAAGGAGGTTATCAGCGTGGTAGAAGTTATCAAGCTATTAATGCTCGTAGTTTTGGAACTGATAAAACCTATTTAAATATAAGTGGTTCAATCATAAAAGCAGGAGATAATGATATAAAATCAACAGCTATTATGGCTAATCAATCAAGCACTATTATAATAGATGATACTAAAAATAATAAAGGCTCTAGTATAACAGGGTATATAAATACTGATGGGGATTTTACTATTAAGGGTATTTATAAAAATAATTCAAATTTCATTGCAAAATCAAGCAATACTATGAATGCTACAAATAATACTTTTGATACTATTATCAATTCAAGCACTAAAACAAATCTCGGAAAAAATGCAAATATTGACAAAGCTTATATTGGTGGTGGTCTTGATTTAAATAAAAGTTCAACTTCTACTGGAACATTTATAATTACAAATAGTTATATTAAAGGCGATATTGTAAATTCTGATGATATTAGACTTATAAAAACTCTAAAACCTACTATCAATTCTAAAATAAGCTTAGATAATGTTTATTTAGATGGGGCTTTAAATAATTATTCAGGAGAAATAAAAAGCTCTAATTCAGTATTTAATAAAATTGTAAAAAGTGAATATGTAAGCAAAATTGATGATACTAATTCAATTTTTAAAGGTGGTTTTAGTGCTGATGAAATAATTTTAAATAAAAGCACTTTAGAAGGATTTAAATTACCATCTATAAGTGATGCTAAATATAGTGCTAAAAATTTTAATTTAACCAATACAAAAGTAGGTAAAGATATAAATACTAAAGGATATTTAGAATTAATGGGGGGGGGTGTTTTAAAGGCTACAAATTCAGCTCTTAATTTTGATATTAAAAGTAATAATTCTATTAATATTGATTTAACTAGGAGTTCTTTAGTAGGTAGTTTTAAAGATTTAGCAGGAAATAAAATATCAGCAAATAAAATAAGCTTAAATAATTCTACAAGTTTAGGAGCATTTAGCACAAATGAACTAATTGCAAATAATTCTACATTCTTCTTAGGTGGCACAAATACTACTTATAATGGAGCAATAATTTCTAAAATTAGCACAAGTGGGGCTAATAATAATTTTGGAATTATTGGAGTAGTTAGCAAAGATACTAAAGGGAATTTAATAGCAAATAATTTAAGTGTTAATTTACCTTTAGCTATTTTAAAGGGTGCTAATAATGATTTTGCTACAAATCTTAAATTCTATTCAGGAATTAGTGAATATGCTTTAGCGAATTCTTATTTAAAGAGTGAAAAGGTAGGAGATTATCAAGTATATGTTTTAGCTAAGGATAATAAGCAAAGTTTTAATGATTTAACTTATAAAAATAATTCTAAATTAGATATAAATAAAATAAATGAAATAGTGGCTAATAGTGATAAAATAAAAGATTTAGTAGATTTTAATGATAATTTATTAGCAAGTAACGAAGCAAAAGAGTTAATTAATCAAAATACAGATAAAAGTCTAGAAAATAAAGGCACAATGATAAAAGATTTTGATAATAAAAGCATTCCTTGGATAGATTTAAAACCTGCAAATCCTATTAAGCCAACAACCCCACCAAATATTGAAGATACTAAACCAAGTGAGCCAGAAATAAAACCTGATATTAAGCCAGAAGTTACACCAGAAACTCCTATAAATCCTAATGAAAATATTAAACCTAATCCTAACGAAGAAGCAAAACCTGAAATCAAACCAAGCATTCCTTGGATAGATTTAAAACCTGCAAATCCTATTAAACCAAGTGAGCCTAAGACTGATGAAGAAAAATTTGAAATAGCATTAGAAGAACAAAAAGAAGCTATAAAATTAATGGTAACAGGTAAAAATGAAAAAGCTTTAGAATCAGCTAAATTAATGACTTCGCAATTTTATTTTTCTCAAGTGTTTGAATATAATAATCTTAATAAGCGTTTAGGAGAATTAAGAAGTTTTACTAATAATGCAGGAATTTGGATTCGTGGATATATAAATAAAGGTAGTATCAAAAATACTTCTATAAAAGCCAATGAAATACAATTAGGTGCTGACAAAATTATAAATAATAATGATTTTGATACTTATGCAGGAATTATGCTAAATATCGGTAAAACAACTACTGATAATACTACTAATTCAAAAATTAATAATTATGGTTTTGGAGTGTATTTTAGTAATGTTTATAATAATGGATTTTTCTTAGATGCTACTCTTAAAACAAATCATTATAAAAGCGAGTTTAGAAACGATACATTTTTAGGAAATTCTACTAGTAAAGGAACAGGTATAATAGCAAGTGCTGAATTAGGTTATAGATTTGGTGATGAATTTTATTTAGAGCCTAGTTTAGAATTGATTGCAAATTATATCCCAAAGACTGATATTAAAGGTGAAAAAGTAATTCAATTTGGCAATTTATCTCAAGTATCAAATGTCAATATTACATCTTCTTCAAAAGTTTTAATGGTATCAAAAGCAGCAGTTTATACTGGAGTAGATATTAATAATACAACATTAAGAGCTGGAATTGGTGGAATATTTGATTTAACTAATAATCCTGATTTTTTAGTTAGTGATGGGATTAGTTCTTTTGCTTTTAGTGGAGCGAAGAAAGATAAAAGAGGTTTTGCAAGTATAGGACTTAATAAAAATATTAGTAAAAAATTAGGATTAAATATAGAAGCTGAAAAGACTTTTAGTGGGAATTTAAATATTGATTATAATATTAATGCAAGTATTAGATTTGAGTTTTAA
- a CDS encoding GGDEF domain-containing protein: protein MKQSLLLELIHPLPAATLGFELLVFLGSIYFKKLNITFITLLFLASRILFIFMDFQQAHAYISLFSPIVFAILLTLKKDYLSTKRLIPAYLVVLFYILIGIFIKDYQFISYLHNLNFINLTYVYSDFSFCLFLVLMIYVVILRKIKNFECFLQGAYIAAYFQFIFYNSLQFYNLSYFELGSFIFLAAIGYQGYKLAFYDSLTNVYNRRAYDTTEVKNKDVIAVVDIDFFKKINDTYGHDVGDIILRSLASILKQYSKTYRYGGEEFVLIFKEYDFYKCVSLLENLRNEVQNHTFKAKNHEIKLTISIGVSLVTNSKFGAFETADNRLYKAKQTGRNKTIFE from the coding sequence ATGAAGCAATCACTTCTATTAGAATTAATCCATCCACTTCCTGCGGCAACACTTGGTTTTGAACTTTTAGTATTTTTAGGTTCAATATATTTTAAAAAACTAAATATCACTTTTATAACATTGTTATTTTTAGCTAGTAGGATATTATTTATTTTTATGGATTTTCAACAAGCCCACGCATATATTTCACTATTTTCACCGATTGTATTCGCAATATTATTAACGCTTAAAAAAGATTATCTTTCTACAAAAAGATTAATTCCTGCTTATTTAGTAGTATTATTTTATATCTTAATTGGTATATTTATTAAAGATTACCAATTCATATCGTATTTGCATAATTTAAACTTTATAAATCTTACTTATGTTTATTCAGATTTTTCTTTTTGCTTATTTTTAGTTTTAATGATTTATGTTGTAATTCTTAGAAAAATTAAAAATTTTGAATGTTTCTTGCAAGGTGCATATATTGCAGCCTATTTTCAATTTATATTCTACAATAGCCTTCAATTTTATAATTTAAGTTATTTTGAATTAGGCTCATTTATATTCTTAGCTGCTATTGGTTATCAAGGATATAAACTAGCGTTTTATGATTCACTAACTAATGTTTATAACAGAAGAGCTTATGATACTACTGAAGTAAAAAATAAAGATGTAATTGCTGTAGTTGATATAGATTTTTTTAAAAAGATTAATGATACTTACGGGCATGATGTAGGAGATATTATTTTAAGAAGTCTTGCAAGTATTTTAAAACAATATTCAAAAACTTATCGTTATGGTGGAGAAGAATTTGTTTTAATTTTTAAAGAATATGATTTTTATAAGTGTGTTAGCTTACTTGAAAACCTTAGAAACGAAGTACAAAATCATACTTTTAAGGCTAAAAATCACGAAATAAAACTAACTATTAGTATAGGTGTTAGTTTGGTTACAAACTCTAAATTTGGAGCGTTTGAAACTGCTGATAATAGACTTTATAAAGCTAAACAAACAGGAAGAAATAAAACTATATTTGAATAA
- a CDS encoding RNA pseudouridine synthase: MQNLNYDLKKAQRFCDKNRVIIFKNNVSKKLENTLNIEEINLTDIEICKKNSIICGEYYLLIYECVSNNLKPIFENEYFAIFNKPSGVLSHPNGRNCEYSLNDEIWQKYGENASVAHRLDAATSGLIMVAKTKTANKELKELFAKQKIHKEYLALVCGNIKNDFCVSARLKNDDDLKNKMQVCVDGKISQSEFIVIKNYPKYTLLKAIPLTGRQHQLRVHLHYVGNKIAGDNLYGLTNKQARDILDKKISNIKELCGASRLCLHSARLKFTYKNQDYDFFNDDIENEFLGAIK, from the coding sequence ATGCAAAATTTAAACTACGATTTAAAAAAAGCACAAAGATTTTGTGATAAAAATCGTGTTATTATTTTTAAAAATAATGTTAGTAAAAAGCTAGAAAATACTTTAAATATAGAAGAAATAAATTTAACTGATATTGAAATATGTAAAAAGAATTCTATTATTTGTGGAGAATATTATTTACTAATTTATGAATGCGTTAGTAATAATTTAAAACCAATTTTTGAAAATGAATATTTTGCAATTTTTAATAAACCAAGCGGAGTTTTATCACATCCTAATGGAAGAAATTGTGAGTATTCTTTAAATGATGAAATTTGGCAAAAATATGGAGAAAATGCAAGTGTAGCTCATAGACTTGACGCTGCTACAAGTGGTCTTATAATGGTAGCTAAAACAAAAACTGCCAATAAAGAATTAAAAGAACTTTTTGCAAAACAAAAAATACACAAAGAATATTTAGCATTAGTATGTGGTAATATTAAAAATGATTTTTGTGTTAGTGCAAGACTTAAAAATGATGATGATTTAAAAAATAAAATGCAAGTTTGTGTAGATGGCAAGATTTCACAATCTGAATTTATAGTTATCAAAAATTATCCTAAATATACACTTTTAAAAGCAATTCCACTAACAGGAAGACAACATCAATTAAGAGTGCATTTGCATTATGTAGGAAATAAAATCGCAGGGGATAATTTGTATGGACTTACTAACAAACAAGCAAGAGATATTTTAGATAAGAAAATATCAAATATAAAAGAACTTTGTGGTGCAAGTAGGCTTTGTCTTCATTCTGCAAGATTAAAATTTACTTATAAAAATCAAGATTATGATTTTTTTAATGATGATATAGAAAATGAATTTTTAGGAGCAATTAAATGA
- a CDS encoding ribonucleoside-diphosphate reductase subunit alpha → MKVVKRTGRVEELDISKIKKYTTLATEGLDNVSQSELEVDAKIQFRDMITSEEIQNTLIKTAVDKIDIDRPNWTFVAARLFLYDLYHKVNPQKEYVHLREYFERGEKAGRLFLGLKEKYDLDDLNSYIKPERDLQFTYLGIKTLYDRYLIKDSKGNPIELPQHMFMAIAMFLAQNELNRQEWAKKFYDLISKFEVMCATPTLSNARTTRHQLSSCYIGSTPDNIEGIFDSYKEMALLSKFGGGIGWDWSKVRAMGGSIDGHKNAAGGIIPFLKITNDIAVAVDQLGTRKGAISVYIEPWHMDVCDFIDLRKNSGEERRRAHELFPALWINDLFMKRIAENGKWTLFDPFDTPQLCDLYGKEFELEYERLEKDENIVKEVMDAKELWKKILTNYFESGMPFLCFKDNANKANPNSHSGLIRSSNLCTEIFQNTDPNHYKIKATFEDGSIKIYEENDILTLDNSQVKTAKKLSSLDTLNGKKVYIVEKEYDEGRTAVCNLASINLSKINSIEDIKRVVPIAIRMLDNVIELNFYPHAKVKNTNLKSRAIGLGVMGEAQMLAEKGIMFGTNDHFELIDKIMENISYEAISASSDLAVEKGVYPEYEGSNWSKGIFPIDVANDNAKMLTLGDNLFNQSNCDWNNLRKKVSKQGMRNGYLMAIAPTSSISILVGTTQTIEPVYKRKWFEQNLSGMIPNVVPNLSLDTWQYYVTAYELDQRDLVRAAAIRQKWIDQGQSLNIFVSLDKASGGYLNSIYTLAHSLGLKSCYYLRSESPASEHLDNKPVDRSIECEGCQ, encoded by the coding sequence ATGAAGGTAGTAAAAAGAACAGGTAGAGTAGAAGAATTAGACATATCTAAGATTAAAAAATATACAACTTTAGCAACTGAAGGGCTTGATAATGTAAGCCAAAGTGAGCTAGAAGTTGATGCTAAAATACAATTTAGAGATATGATAACTTCTGAAGAAATACAAAATACTTTAATAAAAACAGCAGTTGATAAAATAGATATAGATAGACCTAATTGGACTTTTGTAGCTGCGAGATTATTTTTATATGATTTATATCACAAAGTTAATCCACAAAAAGAATATGTGCATTTAAGAGAATATTTTGAGCGTGGAGAAAAAGCAGGAAGATTATTTTTAGGTCTTAAAGAAAAATATGACTTAGATGATTTAAATTCTTATATCAAACCTGAAAGAGATTTACAATTTACTTACTTAGGTATTAAAACCCTTTATGATAGATATTTAATTAAAGATAGCAAAGGTAATCCTATTGAATTACCACAACATATGTTTATGGCAATAGCTATGTTTTTAGCTCAAAACGAATTAAATAGGCAAGAATGGGCTAAGAAATTCTATGATTTAATAAGCAAGTTTGAAGTTATGTGTGCAACTCCAACTCTAAGCAACGCAAGAACAACAAGACACCAATTAAGCTCGTGTTATATCGGCTCAACCCCTGATAATATAGAAGGTATTTTTGATTCTTATAAAGAAATGGCTTTATTATCTAAATTTGGCGGTGGAATAGGCTGGGATTGGAGTAAGGTTCGTGCTATGGGTGGTAGTATAGACGGACATAAAAATGCAGCTGGTGGAATTATTCCATTTTTAAAAATCACAAATGACATTGCCGTAGCGGTTGATCAATTAGGCACAAGAAAAGGTGCAATATCTGTTTATATTGAGCCTTGGCATATGGATGTTTGCGATTTTATTGACCTTAGAAAAAATAGCGGAGAAGAAAGAAGAAGAGCTCACGAATTATTTCCTGCTTTATGGATAAATGATTTATTTATGAAAAGAATTGCTGAAAATGGAAAATGGACTTTATTTGACCCATTTGATACTCCACAACTTTGTGATTTATACGGAAAAGAATTTGAATTAGAGTATGAAAGACTTGAAAAAGATGAAAATATAGTAAAAGAAGTAATGGATGCAAAAGAGCTTTGGAAAAAGATTTTAACAAATTATTTTGAAAGTGGAATGCCGTTTTTATGCTTTAAAGATAATGCTAATAAAGCTAATCCAAATTCTCATTCAGGTCTTATTAGAAGTTCTAATTTATGCACAGAAATTTTTCAAAATACTGACCCAAATCATTATAAAATAAAAGCTACTTTTGAAGATGGTAGTATAAAGATTTATGAAGAAAATGATATTTTAACTCTTGATAATTCACAAGTAAAAACTGCAAAAAAATTAAGTAGCCTTGATACTTTAAATGGTAAAAAAGTTTATATAGTAGAAAAAGAATATGATGAAGGAAGAACCGCAGTTTGTAATCTAGCTAGTATAAATTTAAGTAAAATTAATAGTATAGAAGATATTAAAAGAGTAGTTCCAATAGCAATTAGAATGCTTGATAATGTAATTGAACTTAATTTTTATCCACACGCAAAAGTAAAAAACACTAACCTTAAATCTCGTGCAATAGGTTTAGGTGTTATGGGTGAAGCACAAATGTTAGCAGAAAAGGGAATAATGTTTGGAACTAACGACCACTTTGAATTAATTGATAAAATTATGGAAAATATATCTTATGAAGCTATAAGTGCAAGTAGTGATTTAGCAGTTGAAAAAGGTGTATATCCTGAATATGAAGGAAGTAATTGGAGTAAGGGAATTTTCCCTATTGATGTCGCTAACGATAATGCAAAAATGCTAACACTAGGAGATAATTTATTTAATCAATCAAATTGTGATTGGAATAATTTAAGAAAGAAAGTTAGCAAACAAGGTATGAGAAATGGCTATTTAATGGCAATAGCTCCAACTTCTAGTATATCAATTCTAGTTGGAACTACTCAAACAATTGAACCTGTGTATAAAAGAAAATGGTTTGAACAAAACTTAAGTGGAATGATACCTAATGTCGTACCAAATCTAAGTCTTGATACATGGCAATATTATGTTACAGCTTATGAGCTTGACCAAAGAGATTTAGTTCGTGCTGCTGCAATTCGCCAAAAATGGATAGACCAAGGACAAAGCTTAAATATATTTGTTAGTCTTGACAAAGCAAGTGGTGGGTATTTAAATAGTATTTATACATTAGCTCACTCACTAGGACTTAAATCTTGTTATTATTTAAGAAGTGAAAGTCCAGCAAGCGAACATCTAGATAATAAACCTGTCGATAGAAGCATTGAATGCGAAGGTTGTCAATGA
- a CDS encoding glycosyltransferase — MKISVCIIAKNEEKNLKRCLNALAEFDEIVLVDNESTDNSVSIAKEFKNVKVFSSPFIGFGKLKQFAVNLASNDWVFCVDADEVIDFISLEILKNLDFSDITKIYAINRKNYYKNEWIKTCGFYPDYIVRIFNKTHTNYDDANVHENIIIKNNSQLIKTNIHLHHFAFNSIYDLITKLQRYTEIYAQNNKNKKTSTFKAISHGFFTFFKFYFLKLGIKDGFNGFIISLCNALGSFFKYAKLKDAKIPTCSLIITTYNDKVALTRCLEYVFKMTTLPDEIIIADDGGDNWDIIENFSKYPVILKHAYQEDLGFRLARSRNNAIKIASGDFLVIIDSDMLVDNDFIKNYKNNAEKGVFLQGGRICLKENISKDIREDNMELNIRTFKANKINVLSKIIKYFSKIDKSICKKLKSIAQKTPNDKKIYIKGIRGCNMGFYKEDAISINGFNNDFEGWGREDSEFVIRFLNKGYKLKRLKHQAIAYHIYHKENERNLEQNHKIYLNTLLNDKSYCENGLEQI; from the coding sequence ATGAAAATAAGTGTTTGCATTATCGCTAAAAATGAAGAAAAAAATTTAAAGCGTTGTTTAAATGCTTTAGCAGAATTTGATGAAATTGTGTTAGTAGATAATGAAAGCACTGATAACAGCGTTAGTATTGCAAAAGAATTTAAAAATGTAAAAGTTTTTAGCTCACCTTTTATAGGATTTGGCAAATTAAAACAATTTGCTGTAAATTTAGCTAGTAATGACTGGGTCTTTTGTGTTGATGCTGATGAAGTAATAGATTTTATTAGTTTAGAGATTTTAAAAAATCTTGATTTTAGCGATATTACAAAAATCTATGCAATAAATAGAAAAAATTATTATAAAAACGAATGGATAAAAACTTGTGGGTTTTATCCTGATTATATAGTTAGGATTTTTAATAAAACTCATACTAATTATGATGATGCTAATGTTCATGAAAATATTATCATTAAAAATAATTCACAATTAATAAAAACCAATATCCATCTTCACCATTTTGCTTTCAATTCAATTTATGATTTAATAACAAAATTACAAAGATATACAGAAATTTATGCACAAAATAATAAAAATAAAAAAACTAGTACTTTTAAAGCTATAAGCCACGGATTTTTTACATTTTTTAAATTCTATTTTTTAAAATTAGGAATAAAAGATGGTTTTAATGGATTTATAATAAGTTTATGCAATGCTTTAGGTTCTTTTTTTAAATATGCAAAATTAAAAGATGCAAAAATTCCAACTTGTTCTTTAATAATCACAACTTACAACGATAAAGTGGCACTAACAAGATGCCTTGAATATGTCTTTAAAATGACTACATTACCAGATGAAATAATTATAGCCGATGATGGTGGAGATAACTGGGATATAATTGAAAATTTTAGTAAATATCCTGTTATATTAAAACATGCGTATCAAGAAGATTTAGGATTTAGATTAGCAAGATCTCGTAATAATGCTATAAAAATAGCAAGTGGAGATTTTTTGGTTATTATTGATTCAGATATGCTTGTAGATAATGATTTTATAAAAAATTATAAAAATAATGCTGAAAAAGGGGTATTTTTACAAGGTGGTAGAATTTGTTTAAAGGAAAATATTTCAAAAGATATTAGAGAAGATAATATGGAATTAAATATAAGAACATTTAAAGCAAACAAAATTAATGTTCTATCAAAAATAATTAAGTACTTCTCAAAAATTGATAAAAGTATTTGTAAAAAATTAAAATCAATAGCACAAAAAACACCGAATGATAAAAAAATATACATAAAAGGTATTCGTGGTTGCAATATGGGTTTTTACAAAGAAGATGCTATTTCAATTAATGGATTTAATAATGATTTTGAAGGTTGGGGAAGAGAAGATAGTGAATTTGTAATAAGGTTCTTAAATAAGGGCTATAAATTAAAAAGACTAAAACATCAAGCAATAGCATATCATATATATCATAAAGAAAATGAAAGAAATTTAGAACAGAACCATAAAATTTATTTAAATACTTTATTAAATGATAAAAGTTATTGTGAAAACGGGTTAGAACAAATTTAG
- a CDS encoding RsiV family protein, whose translation MKKVLISSILALSLNSAGFLMIDKDKTAYFTINDHKDKVEFVSGMNIMQDNVCFACNDTITNNIDYEASKSIGVKYDSISIGTSDGNFKIRYLSGNNKEELNLNEFFAQSLTHFGTLEILEDVIFAKNDLTSISFSLVEDNKGAHPLHFKKYAILDKAGKIISSNEAFKDTDKLKEKISKKIRDFQNTTKHPEKDNKFFSPLELNNFYFDNLGIVFSYSPYELFSYASGYIKVRLTYKEIEPFLKEEFKKLLQDNKVL comes from the coding sequence ATGAAAAAAGTATTAATTTCAAGTATTTTGGCACTTAGTTTAAATTCTGCTGGGTTTTTAATGATAGATAAAGATAAAACTGCATATTTTACAATTAACGACCATAAAGATAAAGTTGAGTTTGTTAGCGGTATGAATATAATGCAAGATAATGTATGTTTTGCATGTAATGATACGATAACAAATAATATAGATTATGAGGCTTCAAAATCAATTGGGGTTAAATATGATAGTATTAGTATCGGCACAAGTGATGGTAATTTTAAGATTAGATATTTATCTGGAAACAATAAAGAAGAACTTAATTTAAATGAATTTTTTGCTCAAAGCTTAACTCATTTTGGAACTTTAGAAATATTAGAAGATGTAATATTTGCTAAGAATGATTTAACGAGTATAAGTTTTAGTTTAGTAGAAGACAATAAAGGTGCCCATCCTTTACATTTTAAAAAATATGCAATTTTAGATAAAGCAGGTAAAATTATTTCATCAAACGAAGCTTTTAAAGATACAGATAAGTTAAAAGAAAAAATATCTAAAAAAATAAGAGATTTTCAAAATACAACTAAACATCCAGAAAAAGATAATAAATTTTTTAGTCCTTTAGAATTAAATAATTTTTATTTTGATAATTTAGGAATAGTATTTTCATATAGTCCTTATGAATTATTTTCATACGCTAGTGGATATATAAAAGTTCGTTTAACATATAAAGAAATAGAACCATTTTTAAAAGAAGAATTTAAAAAACTATTACAAGATAATAAAGTATTGTAA
- the rpsJ gene encoding 30S ribosomal protein S10 gives MERIRLKLKAYDHRVLDRTVAAIVEAVKRTGAEIRGPVPMPTKIKRYTVLRSPHINKDSREQFEMRIHARMIDILAATTDTVDSLTKLDLAPEVNVEVRAMGK, from the coding sequence ATGGAAAGAATTAGGTTAAAGTTAAAAGCTTATGACCATAGGGTTCTAGATCGTACAGTTGCGGCAATTGTTGAAGCCGTTAAGAGAACTGGTGCTGAAATTAGAGGTCCAGTGCCAATGCCTACAAAAATAAAGCGTTATACCGTTTTAAGATCTCCGCACATCAATAAAGATTCAAGAGAACAATTTGAAATGAGAATTCACGCTCGTATGATTGATATTTTGGCTGCTACTACTGACACCGTTGATAGCTTAACAAAGCTTGATTTGGCACCAGAAGTTAATGTTGAAGTTCGTGCAATGGGCAAGTAA
- the rplC gene encoding 50S ribosomal protein L3 — MEYIVEKIGMSRTINTSSTPVTLLKLVKTKVCELKDGKAIVAYAQGKHQNKCIAGQQKKYSLSAEFNKFASLEVANKEAGDIDTTPLAEAKVLKVSFNSKGRGFAGVIKRHGFAGGPASHGSRFHRRSGSIGNREWPGRVQKGRKMAGHFGNELVTVKNEVVSFDAENGVLVLKGSVAGYNGAMGKVRIVK; from the coding sequence ATGGAATATATTGTTGAAAAAATCGGAATGAGTAGAACAATTAACACATCTAGCACTCCTGTAACATTACTTAAGTTAGTAAAAACAAAAGTTTGCGAACTTAAAGATGGTAAAGCTATCGTTGCTTACGCACAAGGTAAACATCAAAACAAGTGCATAGCAGGTCAGCAAAAAAAATACAGCCTAAGTGCAGAGTTTAACAAATTTGCTAGTTTAGAAGTAGCAAATAAAGAAGCAGGTGACATTGACACTACACCTTTAGCTGAAGCAAAAGTTTTAAAAGTAAGCTTTAATTCAAAAGGTAGAGGTTTTGCAGGTGTTATTAAAAGACACGGATTTGCAGGTGGTCCAGCAAGTCATGGTAGCCGTTTTCACAGACGCTCAGGTTCTATAGGTAACCGCGAGTGGCCAGGTCGTGTTCAAAAAGGACGCAAAATGGCGGGTCATTTTGGTAATGAATTAGTTACTGTTAAAAATGAAGTTGTTTCATTTGACGCTGAAAATGGCGTTTTAGTATTAAAAGGTAGCGTTGCAGGTTATAATGGTGCAATGGGTAAAGTAAGGATTGTAAAATGA